DNA sequence from the Grus americana isolate bGruAme1 chromosome Z, bGruAme1.mat, whole genome shotgun sequence genome:
GGAGACAATAATTTTCTCAGtctacaaaaatacattaaataccATGTGGAAAACAGCTCTTTACCATCCAGTTTCTGTTAGTATCACACCCCATTCCGTTctcacatatattttattttactatctAGCTCTTTGGTATCACTGCAAAGCTTAAACTTCCATATTGCATATAACAGAGCCAGCACCGCTAAAACCCACCGAGTCCTACTCTTCCTTATGTTTCTTATCTATTGCCAAGTCGGAAGCAACAGCATTCCTTTTGAACAACGTGTGAAGTAGATCATGAGTGGCATCCTTGAGTGCTTTGGTAAAAGTAATTGCAGCCCTCCGCCTAAATTCATCTGGATAATTACATGTGTCTCATTTGAATTTAGCCTGTTAGCTTTTGCTAGAAGAGTTCTTGTTTGCTTCATCCTGCCAGCcctgttgcttttttcccctttcagcaGTTACTGATTTTCAATGGTAGTTGAAATACATACTTGGGGAAATCAAGCATGCAGAGAATTGCAACAAGGCAatctattattttaatgttgtgtCAAGCAGGATGCACCTGTATTTCTTTAAGATATGCATCAAAAATGTGTTATTCTCATGAGTCTGTGCACCTTACATTTTTGCAATTTACAATACAGCTTTACCAGGATGCctgctttctgtattttccatgaGTTCAACatggataaaatatttattccacaCCCTCCCCCTCCAAAATACTGAGAAAGAACCTTACATTAGCttgaaaaaagccttttgtaaGTTAACCTCCTGcggttttcttcctttgattcGTCTTTCCATACAAGTATTTCACGGGCTGGTAACGATGCCTGCCTTCAGCGTGCAGCAGGCAGCTCGCGATTCCCTTTTCGCAGCTATTTTGCCGTCCCACCACAAGATGTCGGTGTGACCCATTTATACCCGCACCGCGTTTCTCCCAGCCGACGCTTGCAAGTTGCCAGTGGATcctattcctttaaaaatccccaaaagaTACTGAGACCATAATTACGTGCGATCAGCGAAATAGAGCACGTACTGACAAGTGCAAGGCCACAATAGCTAATTACCTCACGTCAGTTTTGCAAAGAGCAGCCCTGCAATACTTCCCACACCAGTTGGTGGTTTCGCACCCACTGGGCAGCATGGCGTGAGGCCCTCctgtgcacagaaaaaaaaacaaaaagggaaagaaaacctgaGGCTGGCAATGAAGGACACCgatcctgctcctgctgcatctGCTCTGAAGGTTTAAAATTACCTCAGTAGTcaactgttttcaaaatgcGTTGCTTGACTGAGGCGTGCTACAGATACTTTATGAGTATAGCAGCATAAGCATTGAAAGTTCCTCAGTATTGCAGCACCATGTTcatatttaaatttgaaagcCTGAAAACGTATTCTAAATTGCTGACATGTTTGCATTTCAAGGGcgttttcttcttccagttgACATATTCTCCATGTTAGCGAGAAAGAGATACGAAAGATGATGCTAATTCCTGAGCCCTTAGGTGGTAAAAAGAGAGGAGACTCGGAGCAAGTTGAGTGCAGGATGGGAGAGCAGAAAGAGGCTACAAGGCTTCATTACCAAAATCTTTCTGATTCCTTGGCCTACGGAGTGGAAAGGGATCCTATAAACTTCTGTAGAGCTTTGCGCATGACATGAATTTAAAGGGTATTCAAAGCATCCTTTGTGCTAATTAGACCAGACACACAGTTCCAAGTATGCTTAAGATAGACATTTGAAAGACTAACACAACTGTTTCTGGGAATAGATGTAGCTGCCCCACAGTGAGCTGCATGAGGTGATGGtttctgtttttgtttaaaGTGTAAGTGTAGGCTAGTTTACCTTTTTCCAGAGAAGATgggaataattaaaataaaaaataaaagaatgctGTATTCCTGCACAGTGTTTTTATTAATGAAGTGcaaaactgaagtaaaataaGTCAGGCTATCATCACAGAATTCAGTAGGGACAGCAATAACTTTCAGCAATCTCTAAAAGCATAATATCGCAACCAACCTGGCATACTGCTTCACTTCAGGGTTAAAGTTTCCTCATCAAGTGAATCATTGgctaggaaaacagaaaacagctgctGAACAGATAACAGGCAACACTTCAGGttatttttatcactgtttTAGCAAGCCATATATTTGGAATTGCATTTTCAAATGATTTCTGGAGGGCACTTTGACAGGAGAAGAACCAATAGTTAAATAAAGTAGCATAACTCTCCTTTTCCACAATACTCAATTAAGTGGGTGGCCATTAATGTAAGTTATCTTGGACCTTTGATCTACCTTTGCAAATTTACTTACTTAGCGATGCAGCCTTCAtgaatctaaaataaaatagcagccTTAGAACTTTAATTATAGATATGCCTCATAATCCTGCTCTGCTAGCGACTCAATACAGAAGTTAATTTCTGATGGCTATCGAAattcaaatgcctttttcttcatGAGTCCATTAGCAACCAAAGATCCCATATAAACTGACTCGCTGTTTTCATGGTAGTGGGAGTTGTAAGGACAAGAGTGGGGCAGAGCTCTGAACAGCAGTAGTCAAACAAGAACGAACAAAAGTATCTCATTTGATTATTTCTAGCATTAGTGCAACTGAGGGAAATAAAGAGTTTTCACCATCAGTTGCCTTTGTGCATTCTGCTTTACATTACCCAGCCCAGCTAAAGGGATCTTCCAGCCAACATACTAAaatttagaaatgctttttcctaTTCACTGCACTTTCCCCTTAGGTCTCATTAATGAAACTATTAGCATTTGCAGGCGTTATTTGCCTTGAGATCACAGAGTAGCAAGAAGATTACACCACAGAGAGCCTTTGAGGTCATCAGTTCTGCTTCCCAGATGCATGCGGTAGATGGGATCAGACATTCAAGCCGTTAAGACCCAGAAGATGAAGGCTACGGGGACAATGTGATAGCATTAAGGATTCGGAGTTGTCTTTATTATcctgctgggaaaaaataacTCTGCCCTCTCCTGGAAGCTGTGAAACATGATTTTCACTGTAATTCTCCCTGCAGTCTTGAGTCTGACTGCCTGACATGCTGCAAAAGGCTCTGCTGTGCTTGTAGGTTACTAAGATTGCAGACTTAGCCCTTCAGGCACCCCTTCTTTGGGCAGGGATGGTTACGgttccctcctcctgccactAACTTGGTTAATCAGGCCTGTATTTCACCTATGCACAACTTCTGCAACACTGTCCAATGCACTTCATAATCTTATAGTCTACCTAACCTGAAATCTGCTCCATTCCTACTGTCAAGCTAATTAAATCCCTTCCCTCGGTAACTTCGTATTTCAGTTAGAAGAAATACAGAGTTTGTATCTATTGCCATGTATCCCTTGGAAAAACAGAATCCTTAAACTTCCATTTAAATCAAAGAATCTTTCATATTATTTGTTCATTACTCGCTCATTATTCATAACGACAACACAATATTGAAAGAATCGGAGGTGCattgaaattttgcttttactacTTCTGCGTGAAGGCTGTGCACGTGTTGAAGCCACTCAAGACCCCAGCACTATAAATAGTGCTCTATTGTTATTGGATAAAAGATGAAACGAGTCTCCCAGCACTGGAGCACAGCGCGCCCTATTAAATGTTAAGCTCTGCCTGGGCTAAAAGTGAAAGGCGACATCAACCGATAAACCAGTCTGCGGGTGAGGCATACGACTGGGAAGAGTTTGCTCTGACTCTGCAGCTTCCCCAAAGCAACACAGGAGCAGCAACTTACCTTTCTGCCTCAGCAATGGCAGAAGCTGTTATAAGACACTGGGTGGAAACTCCCATACGCTATCAAGAGCAGTTTGACGTCCAAGAGCTGGAAGCACACAAACTGGACCACTCTTTATATGCTTTGCCAGGCCCTTCTACGGCTGCCCTGAGCAGCAGAAAGTGTATTGCAGAAAGTACAGCTGGGGCCGGGAAGAGcggccaggaggaggaaaacacatGCTTTCAGGTCTTGCTGGACGTTGTGCAGTTCCGCCCTGAAGATATCATTATTCAGACTTTCGAAGGCTGGCTCCTGATCAAAGCTCAGCATGGACCCAGGATGGACGAACACGGTTTCATATCCAGGAGCTTTACCAGACAATACAAATTACCTAATGGAGTGGAGAACAAAGACTTGTCTGCGCTTTTCTGCCATGATGGCATTTTGGTTGTTGAAATGAAGAACTCAGTGGGAAAGAATTAGAGTCTTGTCCATAGTATATTGGTGAGATAAAATCATtcttaatacaaaaaaataatattcaagcAACACTGAAGAGTGTAGTGAGCATGTGACTGTATTTATattacagtaaaagaaaatctttgtgtatatatttttcagtatgcTGAGTTTATTGTTTGATGTGAAATGTCAAACTGCTTGCCTCCAGCTACATATGTGCTGGAAAGTCAGGCTTTTTGAACAGTAGAAAATTTACACTAGtcacagcaagaggaaaaaaaatctatttgataACTTATTGAAGATAAAGCACATTTATGAGTTCAGTAGGAGGACTTGTATTCCTAAGGAATAAGCATTTGTTATGACATAGTCATAACcattaaagaagaaacagacaGGTTGTGAGTCTTATGGAAATTTAATTTATGTACcgaaaaatctgttttctaatttttgaGATTAAATTCTTCTTCCTTCAGGCTCTGGAAAAGCACACAGATTGAGACTGAAGGATactatcaagaaaaaaaaccatcacTATTTCTGCAGTTCAAGCTTGTATGCGAAAAAAAACTTGAGACATTACTTTTTAGAAGTGTGTTGCATGTTTGAAACTataagaaataagaataataacTGACTATATTTGCTTGAAAACACAGTAAGTAAAAATGATACTTTCTGTCAaagataaattaatttgaaagaaaacattcaaagacctttagaaaatttgttttatttaacataTTCTGTTATCTATtagcaactgaagaaaaaaatatgttgcttACAAATACTCAAAAGGatcaaattctttcctgtgaagCCCCAGTAATAAAAAAGGCATTACTCTAGCACAGATGCCTTTATTCTTATGCATTTTAGTTAGTCTTGTTTTTCAATCAGATTAGTATTCTTCATGTTGCTTGACAGTCTGTGTCTTCAAGAGCAAATTTTTCTGCCTATGTGTAGTCCCACTCTCCCTGTACCAACATGGGCTCTacatgaatttaattttaagtgcGGGGGTTCCTTCCTACAGAtacagttttaatttctgtccCAGTTTGTCTCATTTCATGAGAGTGgtacagatgaaataaaaatccaccTACTATATCCAGTATCTGGTCTtctcaacattaaaaaaaaataaaaatgctgtgagTTTGTAAATACTCAAACATTTGAGGAGATCTGCAGCTGCAAGTCAAACTGCCTCCTTCTATGTGTACTGGAGATGAGTATGACTGCTGTGCTATGAATAGTAAAGGAATGTGGAATGGAAAGTGCCAGGTTAAATACAGACTCTTTATGATAGCCATCTGCTGTTTGGACAAATCAAAAACATATTCAAATGAAACTGAATACAAATACAATTTGAAGAATATGAGAAAAATCTGATGAACAAAACCCAGGCTCTCGCTAGCTGAACCCAGAGAGTTCCtttagtttaaaatgaaagcctTATGCTTGTACTTCTGCACATGTCCATTCATTAGAAAGATTTATGTCATGGTTGTTTAGACTTGAAGATATTTGAAGCAATTGACTTTAGAAAAGCGGGTAGTCCAatgcttgtattttatttattatttgtgctAAAACTCACCAGGTATTTGTATAAGAAATGCAGAATAAGGTCTGGATCGTAAATTTCCATCAtgtgcaattattttatttttttaatagagcaGAAGTCAAGAACCTAATGTTTTCtaacaaaccaaagcaaatataaaacataTGTCTCCACGTTTCCATTCAACCCACACTTTTCCCTCATCTTGTCTGGGTTTAGTTTGTGTATTGGTTTAAGATAATAAATGATCGCATAAGAAAATCAGATCTGGATTTTCAACACTTTTAGGTCAAGAAGCTTCCTTAGCCAGGAATTTGATGGAAGATGTaacatggattttaaaaaaatgaattctagATACAGGTCTGGATTGAAAATTTACATGCCAACTTTACAAAAGCTCACAAGTTTAGACCCATGGTTACATCTCACCTTATGACACAACTGTTGGGATAGAGTTCAGCACCACCAGTTAGTAACCTgctttgctgatttttgtttACAGAGAATTTTGTAAATTTGATCACTTAACATTATAGGTTATTATAAAAATGAGTCTAGCTATGATTGCAGTGATGGTATTCATAGCCctagagatttaaaaaaagcagttataaaaaaaacataactgatttaattatttcaaattagaTCATGATTAAAGTACTGGAAACTTGGCAAGGAATTAGACCAGAGAGCCAAAATCATATCATCTGTTCTATATATGTTAATACCATGGTTACACACAGCCCTGCTTACGTACACAGGCCTGCCTTACAAAACTGGATGGAGAGTTTGGCATTTGGCTGTTGTATATAGTAGGTCTCTTCACACCATTCCATGCTCAGGTCTGTACTTGTTGATGATGTCATCAGTTAGAAATCACTGGAACGTACTGACCCAAACACGGCAAAGATGTACCGAGGGGGATTTTGCCTCTTGTAGTACCCAGAGCTTTGCAAAAGCCTAATGTGTACTCCTTGGAGAATGGGAACTTGCCCGGGCCCAGCACCAGGGTGCTCTTTTAACGGGGACCACGCTGGAGtagggacctgctgctggcttcCTGCGGTTTGGCACCAAGAACAATGCAGGGCAAAGcgcttctctcctttttttttttttagtggcaGTTTATGGAACATTCTttgatgaattatttttatgtatttatcaGAACAGTCTCAAAGTACTTGGCAGACTGTTTCCGAATTGTCTGAAAAGAGCAGTTTTCACATATTGTACATGATGTTTTACTTTTATAACCTGATTAGAAATGAATGTGAATGTCAAAGTGAAAGCTGCTAATATTGCTCATGGACAGCGGAATGAGAAATTTATCAACAGCAAAGGATTTCAGAACAGCTACAGCTTAAGACAGGCTTAAGACATGCTGATGTGGTTAAATTGAGGACCCTGATACTGGCTGCCTACGAAACCCTTGCCCAGAATAAGCGATAAATGCTGCTGCAAACCCTGCAGAGCAAGTGTTACAGAGCCTTCTCAGTTCCCATCACTGAAGGGTTGCCTTCGTAATTGATCAGACTGCCTCTCCAAATGGATAAAGATGATTTCATGCCTGAAGCTAAGCACtgtgaaaaatgctttcataaaataagaaaatgtctCAATATCAGCACTAGTCTCCAAAAGCAAGGTAgccaacatatttttccatgtgATCCCAGTGCGCAGAAAGCCCACAAATTCCTTGGACTTGTTGTCTTTTTATAGTTTCTGCTGCATCCAGGGCGTCTGAGATCTCTTTACACAATCTGATACTTGTGGTGCAATGAACCGAGGCTGACACCCATCAGTCAGTCAATAGCCGCTTGGCTACAGCTCTGGGCgttggaaaagaggaaaggaaaccCCTGGGGTATCATGGTGGCAACATTCCGTCTAAAAGGGGTAGGTCTTGGGTTCCTTAGTTCATAGCCAGGAatcaaaatatgctttttcatCTGAGTAACGCTATGATATTTGGCTTTTAATGGGAGTaggaatatttctgaaaatattggGTGTaccttttcttatttgaaagaGACACTGGCTTCTGTCTTGCTGACTACCAGAGACAACAGCTGGCCCCTGTCATCCAGGGCACAGCATCTCAACGGCCCTACACTGTGAATGCAGGGACTTAGAGCTGTACATTACATTGGAGATACCTGAGCTGGCCCCACTCATGACAACTCTGGAGCCAGGAGTATTGCCCCATCTGCCCTTTCTGGTCCAGAAAGCCCAGACTGTCCATTGCTGTGCTCAGGCTAAAAAAATCATCCCTTATTAAAAATACTCTCACGGACAGAGAGACAGCAGAAACACGGCACTACCCAGCCAGGTTAGTGCTAGCGTGGGGGTTTCATGTCTCTGCACCACAGTGGGCTGTAGCCTTACCGCAAATCCCATCAATCTCCTTAGCCTTTAGCCACGTGGTAATACCACTGATGCCAGCATTTTCAGGAGGAAGTATGTCTAGCAGCCGCTTGCACAAGTAGAACTGATGCAAGTAGAGAATCATCTTCAGTTCCTGTCATGCTCCTTGGTGTGTTTACTTGTGCTTTGGGCTGGCCCTGACCCCAGCAAATACCTCTCTTCTGCTGACGAAGCATGCCGCTCCTGAGCCCTGCAAGCTAATACAGACACAGAATGGGCAGGTCTGTGCACAGAGAGGAGATAGAAAACTGTAGGGCCAGGGTGGGCCTCGGCATGTAGCCAGCAAGGAAGCCCACCAGAGGTGTCTCAGGCAAGGATAGGGAGCAGGAAAAACACTTCAACTGgttcagaaaatatatatatacacacacacagattttaAGGCATAATGTTTAAGCCTCCTACAAGAAATATGTGACTTTTtgataaaataagcatttttaagGGCTaagaaagacatttcaaaattactttaaaaatttagGTTGTTAATAGAAAAGGAATACTGTGCATGGACTAAATAAACCCTTGGTGTGCTAGGATGAGAGAGTAAGTCATCTACTATATTCAGCTATGTTTCTTTCCAGTTGCACATCCCTTCAATTTTTCTATCCATTAACTGTACATTCCCATCATGTAAGCAGAGATACCATGGCAGAATCTCCAAACATTTCACTTGCTCTTAGCAGAGCTGGAAGATATGGCAGTTAAAGTGTGAGTGCCCTATCTGAACTAACCACCCCAAAACTTCCACAGTCAAGTCCTCATCACCTCAAGCTGGTTTACTGATTCACTGTAAACTAGTCAACATGTGCAGTCATCCCCCTCATTGGCTCTGCATAGAGTTGGTTTGATCCAGTAAGACTTCCTCACCCAGGTGTGGCCATGCAGTCTCCAGGGCCGACTGGCATCTCGCTCTCTGTCTCCACAGTACCGATGCGGTGCAGAGCTCGgctggctgctcctgcagctgatTCAGATGTCCAAACAGTGCAACACGAGGGGTTCCCTGCATGTGTGTGACTCCACACAAGAGGCAAGATGGGATCAGaagatgttttgctttccaaaatatttgggttccaaaattatttggcaataattcctttattattaGTTCCACTcctcattttccaggctatCCCACTCTTACCTTAGCCTGGGCACCGGATGCCGCAGCAGTGCAGTGGTGTAGGCACTTAGAGCAGGTATAGCTTTTGTCTGTGAATAAGCCGACTTGGAGTTCAGATACTGGGGTTAAATAAGTCCAAGTCTTAACTAAAAGCAATAGCATTACATTATAGccataatgaaaaattaatgaaggGAAATGATTTTCAGAGAATGGTTTGACAAATAGAAACATAATTCTTGTACTCTGTTGTACAAGGCAGACAGAAACTCATGAGCTACCTGCAGTGGTGACAGCTGTATGCATTTTAATAGTATTTCAAGTCTATTTTTTGTAACTTTACCACAATTATTCAAGTCCTGGTGTCATGATCAGTATGTACTGTACAAGATGCACCATAAATACAGTCTCTGCCTTACTGTCTATATGAAGCCTTAGAGCCTGGAATGAAACTGATAGGGACTCAATGCAGATTAGGAGACTCTCAGGCAAATACATGCAGAAATATGAACTCTGAGACTCATTCTATCACATTACCCATAGCAATATTTATCTGAGACCTTCTAGAAACTTCCGCCTGAAATGGTTACAGTGCAGAGACAGTTAAGGTTTCCAGATTTATAGGTTTAAAGGTCGGAAGAATCGGTGATGATCCCTGGTGTGATCCCCTGAACAGAATCCACATCATCTCACTTGTTAATTTCCTTATGAAGCCCATAATACGTTTGACAACACATATTTAAGACAtcaaatctttatttaaagaCTTCAGTTGATGGAAAATTCATCACAACCCTGCATAAATTGTTTAAGTGTTAATAATCACCACAGCCAACTAAAAGCAGGTTTTTCCCCAGCCCTCTGAGATTTCCTCTGTGATGTAAGTTTTACCCTAAAACTAAAAGTAACAGTCTGGACAGCTCTTGGGACAGTCTTTTTACTATCCTGACATTATGAGTTACAAAGATAAACAAGTTTAACACCTGCCGCTAAACACCCTCTTTACTTACTAATAGAACACAAAGGAATTCATTGATATGAAATACTGTGAATATCACTTTCCACATacagagcagaaatatttattgaataACCTTGGTATATTTAATATCTCTCCTGTGTCACCATTGGCAGCTTTGTCATCTTCATCCCCTACTCATCCAAACTATTGTTTaggattttgtttcttcctgaatAAGTCCTGCCTGTTGTCCCACTGGCCACATAATGTTTAATATACCTTTAAATTTTGCTCCTAACTATCACTTGGTATTGCTTGctatcaacttttttttcccatttctacTT
Encoded proteins:
- the HSPB3 gene encoding heat shock protein beta-3 → MLSSAWAKSERRHQPINQSAGEAYDWEEFALTLQLPQSNTGAATYLSASAMAEAVIRHWVETPIRYQEQFDVQELEAHKLDHSLYALPGPSTAALSSRKCIAESTAGAGKSGQEEENTCFQVLLDVVQFRPEDIIIQTFEGWLLIKAQHGPRMDEHGFISRSFTRQYKLPNGVENKDLSALFCHDGILVVEMKNSVGKN